One genomic window of Malaciobacter molluscorum LMG 25693 includes the following:
- a CDS encoding helix-turn-helix domain-containing protein — protein sequence MFLTEVTQEDLNNFHNIISKNVRRIRKEKKFTQLDVSLALGLSTPSFITNAESLNSSKRFNLNQLYKLSIFFEVDICEFFKV from the coding sequence ATGTTTCTTACGGAAGTAACACAAGAAGATTTAAATAATTTTCATAATATAATTTCTAAAAATGTAAGAAGAATTCGAAAAGAAAAAAAATTTACACAATTAGATGTTAGTTTAGCACTTGGCCTTTCAACTCCATCTTTTATTACAAATGCAGAATCTTTAAATTCCTCCAAAAGATTTAATCTAAATCAATTATATAAATTATCTATTTTTTTTGAAGTTGATATTTGTGAGTTTTTTAAAGTTTAA
- a CDS encoding DMT family transporter — protein sequence MRKYINSKIAVIYIALCIILWSLIPTFVKITHSNLDHYSYLFYSSIVSFLSIFFIAIYEKSFKQIFEYSKMMIFVLFILGFLDFLYYLLLYFGYKKANGLEVLVIQYMWPIFIAILSVFILKETFTIRKFFSIVFGFLGVVLVITKGDFSTLNFSQIDVLFIVMIGTISFALFSVLSKKVRVNATNAVMIYFFSAIIYSSISVFNYSSFSFPTSYVDWFSILINGIFLNGISYLFWIKGLTAFDASKVAPFIFITPVLAAFFLILFFDEPVLQIYFVGLFFVILSGLISSLKLKKRA from the coding sequence ATGAGAAAGTATATAAATTCAAAGATAGCAGTTATATATATTGCATTATGTATAATATTATGGTCTTTAATACCAACATTTGTAAAGATTACACATTCTAATCTTGATCATTATTCATATTTATTTTATTCTTCAATTGTATCTTTTTTATCTATATTTTTTATAGCAATTTATGAAAAGAGTTTTAAGCAAATTTTTGAATACTCAAAGATGATGATATTTGTTCTTTTTATTTTAGGTTTTCTTGATTTTTTATATTATTTACTTTTATATTTTGGATATAAAAAAGCAAATGGTTTAGAAGTTTTAGTTATTCAATATATGTGGCCAATATTTATAGCTATTTTGTCAGTATTTATTTTAAAAGAGACTTTTACAATTAGAAAGTTTTTTTCTATTGTTTTTGGTTTTTTGGGTGTTGTTTTAGTTATAACTAAAGGTGATTTTTCAACATTAAACTTTTCTCAAATTGATGTTTTATTTATTGTTATGATAGGAACTATTTCTTTTGCTCTTTTTTCAGTATTAAGTAAAAAAGTTAGAGTTAATGCTACAAATGCTGTTATGATATATTTCTTTTCAGCTATTATTTATTCTTCAATTTCTGTTTTTAATTATTCTAGTTTTTCTTTTCCTACTTCTTATGTAGATTGGTTTAGTATTTTAATAAATGGAATCTTCTTAAATGGAATATCTTATTTATTTTGGATAAAAGGATTAACTGCATTTGATGCATCTAAAGTTGCACCATTTATATTTATTACACCTGTTTTAGCTGCATTTTTTCTTATTTTATTTTTTGATGAACCAGTTTTACAAATATACTTTGTAGGATTATTTTTTGTTATTTTATCAGGTCTTATAAGTAGTCTAAAATTGAAAAAAAGAGCATAA
- the abc-f gene encoding ribosomal protection-like ABC-F family protein yields MALIDLQNINKQYDTKIILKDVNFTLIPGQRIAVIGQNGQGKSTLLKVIMGEIEPDSGEKSIDKSIKIEMLAQQPKFEDNLTVRQAIEKQLKELNEAKIRYEDLTQELAVDYENQDLLKEQSELATFIDFHNAWDLDNMIERVLKEFKLKEYENKDVNLLSGGEQRRVSLAGLLLKKPDVLLLDEPTNHLDVYMVEFLESLLMKNNFTLLFISHDRYFIDNIATNIVEIEDGNIRKFNGGYSDYLQQKEELLSSMQKKHDNLIRLVKREAHWMQRGVTARRKRNERRKAEYFELKKKAKSNPAQIRKMSVELQREQKSFNNATGETKNKKKMLFELDKISKTLGNKLLIKDFTTRILQKDVIAIVGPNGTGKSTMLKLFTEKLNIDDGRFKKGDFSIGYFDQHREILDDEKSLIETFCPNGGDRVILDDGRNMHVFGYLKNFLFPREYLDKKIGLLSGGEKNRVALALLFTKHYDCLILDEPTNDLDIPTINILEEYLQNFQGALIFVSHDRYFVDKIATKLFIFRGENGKVEESFQPYTEYLEIEKEIKDLESYANEIEKSQSTQDNKKAQPKKQTKLSYKDQRNYDSLPKEIEELEKKIEEINICLSNPQCYEQKGIVAVSKELEEVEEIYEQKVERFLELEELIESFNS; encoded by the coding sequence ATGGCATTAATCGACTTACAAAACATAAATAAACAATACGATACAAAAATTATATTAAAAGATGTAAACTTTACTTTAATACCAGGTCAAAGAATTGCAGTTATTGGTCAAAATGGTCAAGGTAAATCAACTTTGCTTAAAGTAATTATGGGAGAGATTGAGCCTGATTCTGGAGAAAAATCAATTGACAAATCTATAAAAATTGAAATGCTTGCACAACAACCAAAGTTCGAAGATAATCTCACAGTAAGACAAGCTATTGAGAAACAATTAAAAGAGTTAAATGAAGCAAAGATAAGATATGAAGACCTTACACAAGAACTTGCAGTTGATTATGAAAACCAAGATTTACTAAAAGAACAAAGTGAACTTGCTACTTTTATTGATTTTCATAATGCTTGGGATTTAGATAATATGATAGAAAGAGTTCTAAAAGAGTTCAAGCTAAAAGAGTATGAAAACAAAGATGTAAACCTTCTAAGTGGAGGAGAACAAAGAAGAGTTAGTCTTGCTGGGTTATTACTTAAAAAACCTGATGTATTACTTTTAGATGAGCCTACAAACCATCTTGATGTTTATATGGTAGAATTCTTAGAATCACTTTTAATGAAAAATAACTTTACTCTTTTATTTATATCACATGATAGATATTTTATCGATAATATTGCTACAAATATAGTAGAAATAGAAGATGGAAATATAAGAAAATTTAATGGTGGATATAGTGATTATTTACAACAAAAAGAAGAATTACTTTCAAGTATGCAAAAAAAGCATGATAATCTTATAAGGCTTGTAAAAAGAGAAGCGCACTGGATGCAAAGAGGAGTTACTGCAAGAAGAAAAAGAAATGAAAGAAGAAAAGCAGAATATTTTGAACTTAAGAAAAAAGCAAAATCAAACCCAGCACAAATAAGAAAAATGTCAGTTGAACTTCAAAGAGAACAAAAATCTTTTAATAATGCCACAGGGGAAACAAAAAATAAAAAGAAAATGCTTTTTGAACTAGATAAAATTTCAAAAACTCTTGGAAATAAATTATTAATAAAAGACTTTACTACTAGAATTTTACAAAAAGATGTAATTGCAATAGTTGGACCAAATGGAACAGGAAAATCAACTATGTTAAAACTTTTTACAGAAAAGTTAAATATTGATGATGGTAGATTTAAAAAAGGTGATTTTTCAATAGGATATTTTGACCAACATAGAGAAATACTTGATGATGAAAAATCATTAATAGAGACATTTTGTCCAAATGGTGGGGACAGAGTTATTTTAGATGATGGAAGAAATATGCATGTTTTTGGATATTTAAAGAACTTTTTATTTCCAAGAGAGTATCTTGACAAGAAGATTGGGCTTTTAAGTGGTGGAGAAAAAAATAGAGTAGCTTTGGCACTTTTATTTACTAAACACTATGATTGCTTGATTCTAGATGAACCTACAAATGATTTAGATATTCCAACTATTAATATTTTAGAAGAGTATTTACAAAACTTTCAAGGGGCTTTAATATTTGTAAGCCATGATAGATATTTTGTAGATAAAATTGCAACTAAGTTATTTATATTTAGAGGTGAAAATGGAAAGGTTGAAGAGAGTTTTCAACCTTACACTGAATATTTAGAAATTGAAAAAGAGATAAAAGATTTAGAATCATATGCAAATGAAATAGAGAAATCTCAATCAACACAAGATAACAAAAAAGCTCAACCTAAAAAACAAACAAAGCTTAGCTATAAAGATCAAAGAAATTATGATAGTTTACCCAAAGAAATAGAAGAGCTTGAGAAAAAAATTGAAGAGATAAATATATGTTTATCAAATCCGCAATGTTATGAACAAAAGGGAATAGTGGCAGTTTCTAAAGAGCTAGAAGAAGTTGAAGAAATCTATGAACAAAAAGTTGAAAGATTTTTAGAACTTGAAGAATTAATAGAAAGCTTTAACTCTTAA
- a CDS encoding GatB/YqeY domain-containing protein: MSLKEQLKNDLKDAMKAKDLVKRDSIRAINTMIKQIEVDERKELTNEDILKLIQKGIKQREEAAEQYKAASREDLVEKEMQQVEVFKEYLPKQLSDEELEAGMKEIIEQVGAQSMKDMGKVMGVATKKFAGIADGKRINETVKKILA; the protein is encoded by the coding sequence ATGAGTTTAAAAGAACAATTAAAAAATGATTTAAAAGATGCTATGAAAGCAAAAGATTTAGTAAAAAGAGACTCTATTAGAGCAATAAATACAATGATTAAACAAATAGAAGTTGACGAAAGAAAAGAGTTAACTAATGAAGATATATTAAAACTAATTCAAAAAGGTATTAAACAAAGAGAAGAAGCAGCAGAACAATACAAAGCAGCTTCAAGAGAAGATTTAGTTGAAAAAGAGATGCAACAAGTTGAAGTTTTCAAAGAGTATTTACCAAAACAATTATCAGATGAAGAACTTGAAGCAGGAATGAAAGAAATCATTGAGCAAGTTGGTGCACAAAGTATGAAAGATATGGGAAAAGTTATGGGTGTAGCAACTAAAAAATTTGCAGGTATTGCAGATGGAAAAAGAATCAACGAAACAGTAAAAAAAATCTTAGCATAA
- a CDS encoding GGDEF domain-containing protein: MKTKIKNISKDTIKNLFLKNISPTPNEYHKEFCAVAKEYKLDIKECKQFKELVSRLNKQEQEEIKEKNISTFEELIPVLLNRVATKNLKTLTSLFKESITPSISIGLDEKIAKFSIKIGNSPALLFEEEIQKEMQEFITDRFEADKKIVREKTAEIAKLVTLMGQHLSEAIASSGESGTEVSNIKDEIKSIDLKENGIKELTNLQSKLINAAMSIENEMTQVGEKLSSGKSKVERLEAKIKHLEEELDKSRKQNLKDHLTGVLTRRAYEYEAKKIENNFNRNSTQYAIVFIDIDHFKAINDTYGHAGGDMILSTFGKILSKYTRDLDVVGRYGGEEFIVLIHFNLKRELLKYLKRIKNIVNENNFVFGKNKIKITFSAGVTIRNDHTSYESALQKSDMLLYNAKESGRNKIVLEDNTII, encoded by the coding sequence ATGAAGACAAAAATAAAGAATATTTCTAAAGACACTATAAAAAATCTTTTTTTAAAAAATATAAGCCCTACTCCAAATGAGTATCACAAAGAGTTTTGTGCTGTTGCAAAAGAGTATAAACTAGATATAAAAGAGTGCAAACAGTTTAAAGAACTCGTAAGTAGATTAAATAAACAAGAACAAGAAGAGATAAAAGAAAAAAACATCTCTACATTTGAGGAATTAATACCTGTTTTATTAAATAGAGTAGCAACAAAAAATCTAAAAACTTTAACTTCTTTATTTAAAGAGTCAATTACTCCTTCAATATCTATAGGCTTAGATGAAAAAATCGCAAAATTTTCTATAAAAATAGGTAATTCACCTGCTCTACTTTTTGAAGAAGAGATTCAAAAAGAGATGCAAGAATTTATTACTGATAGATTTGAAGCAGATAAAAAAATAGTTAGAGAAAAAACTGCTGAAATTGCAAAACTTGTAACACTTATGGGACAACACTTAAGCGAAGCAATTGCAAGTAGTGGAGAAAGTGGTACTGAAGTTTCTAATATAAAAGATGAAATAAAATCTATTGATTTAAAAGAAAATGGTATAAAAGAACTTACAAATTTACAAAGTAAACTTATTAATGCTGCAATGTCAATTGAAAATGAAATGACACAAGTAGGAGAAAAACTATCTTCTGGTAAAAGTAAAGTAGAAAGACTTGAGGCAAAAATAAAGCATTTAGAAGAAGAATTAGATAAATCAAGAAAACAAAATCTAAAAGACCATCTTACTGGTGTACTTACAAGAAGAGCATATGAATATGAAGCAAAAAAAATAGAGAATAATTTTAATAGAAATAGCACTCAATATGCTATTGTATTTATTGATATTGATCATTTTAAAGCTATAAATGATACATATGGGCATGCTGGTGGAGATATGATTTTATCTACATTTGGTAAAATTTTATCAAAATACACAAGAGACTTGGATGTTGTTGGAAGATATGGAGGAGAAGAGTTTATTGTACTTATTCATTTTAATCTTAAAAGAGAATTATTAAAATATTTAAAAAGAATCAAAAACATAGTAAATGAAAATAACTTTGTTTTTGGAAAAAATAAAATCAAAATAACTTTTTCTGCTGGTGTAACTATTAGAAATGACCATACTTCTTATGAAAGTGCACTTCAAAAATCAGATATGTTACTTTATAATGCAAAAGAATCAGGAAGAAATAAAATTGTTTTAGAGGATAATACAATAATCTAA
- a CDS encoding HD domain-containing phosphohydrolase, whose translation MKKKNRLFIKIRPTISFTLITCISIVIIVSLSLQYYFLKQLAFDATKNSFSNIALKVKNKIQELDKTSNNIIEVFELYDTSTKIAKKNEKHPLLKLFTTIIKNNTYIYSLYVGNKNKDFFEVINLDTDENLRKRYNATQKTKWLILKIYKNDKGKRVEFHEYLDKNLNLLKTVEINPTYDPTIRPWFIQAQKSNTIIKTAPYEYVYSASGAKGITYSKRINNSDTIISIDLLLTNIGDVIKKEAHKSDKIILFKKNGNIETSINFKDKITDPKYKKIFNLIQDNVENKHFTLNIDKTNYYIYFSKIDSIYNNKDYLAILTPVNIIMKPYSEKIMKSFLLTILVLTIIIPLIWIATKVLVTPVLDLMKENKKIINRDFLNVKIIDTHIKELYDLSVSLSNMSKSIKEYEEKQKELMDSFIKILASAIDAKSKYTGKHCERVPIITMLIAKKAHECNEGIFKNFKFANKDEERELSIAAWLHDCGKVTTPEYVIDKATKLETIYNRIHEIRTRFEVIHRDLTIKMYENILNGANEEKEKKTLEKEHQRLQEEFEIVANANIGSEFMKEEDIKKINEIANRTWIRYFDNTIGLSLEEEKHQNKTNTPAKEKLLNDKKEHIIKRDKDINELYSKYKFKLDIPKYQYNLGEIYNLTIEKGTLNQEERFKINEHIIMSIIMLEKLSWPNNLKKVPEYAGAHHETLIGTGYPRKLKKQQMSIPARIMAVADIFEALTASDRPYKKAKKLSESIEILASMAKNKHIDEDIFKLFLSSNVYLEYAKKYLKKEQLDEVDISKYL comes from the coding sequence ATGAAGAAAAAAAATAGACTTTTTATAAAAATTAGACCTACAATTTCATTTACATTAATTACTTGTATTAGTATCGTTATTATAGTTTCCTTATCATTGCAATACTATTTTTTAAAACAGTTAGCCTTTGATGCTACAAAAAATAGTTTCAGTAATATTGCACTAAAAGTAAAAAATAAAATCCAAGAACTTGATAAAACAAGTAATAACATAATAGAAGTATTTGAATTATATGATACTTCAACAAAAATCGCCAAAAAAAATGAAAAACATCCTTTACTCAAACTATTTACAACCATAATCAAAAATAATACTTATATATATTCACTTTATGTAGGAAATAAAAATAAAGATTTTTTTGAAGTAATAAATCTTGACACAGATGAAAATCTAAGAAAAAGATACAATGCAACACAAAAAACAAAATGGTTGATTTTAAAAATATATAAAAATGATAAAGGCAAAAGAGTTGAATTTCATGAATACCTTGATAAAAATCTAAATTTATTAAAAACTGTTGAAATAAACCCAACTTACGATCCAACTATTAGACCATGGTTTATTCAAGCACAAAAAAGCAATACTATTATAAAAACTGCACCTTATGAATATGTATATTCAGCAAGTGGAGCAAAAGGTATAACCTATTCAAAAAGAATAAACAATTCAGATACAATTATTTCTATTGATTTATTACTTACTAATATAGGTGATGTTATAAAAAAAGAAGCACATAAAAGTGATAAAATAATATTATTTAAAAAAAATGGAAACATTGAAACTTCAATTAACTTCAAAGATAAAATAACTGATCCAAAATATAAAAAGATATTTAATTTAATACAAGATAATGTAGAAAATAAACACTTTACTTTAAATATTGATAAAACAAATTATTATATATATTTTTCAAAAATTGATTCTATTTATAACAACAAAGATTATTTAGCAATACTAACTCCTGTTAATATAATAATGAAACCATATTCTGAAAAGATAATGAAATCATTTTTATTAACTATTTTAGTTCTAACTATAATAATTCCTCTAATATGGATTGCAACAAAAGTATTAGTAACACCAGTTTTAGATTTAATGAAAGAGAACAAAAAAATCATTAATAGAGATTTTTTAAATGTAAAAATAATAGATACTCACATAAAAGAATTATATGATTTATCTGTTTCCTTATCAAATATGTCAAAATCAATAAAAGAATACGAAGAGAAACAAAAAGAACTAATGGACTCATTTATTAAAATATTAGCTAGTGCAATTGATGCAAAATCAAAATATACAGGTAAACACTGCGAAAGAGTTCCTATAATAACAATGCTTATAGCTAAAAAAGCACATGAATGCAATGAAGGTATATTTAAAAACTTTAAATTTGCAAATAAAGATGAAGAAAGAGAACTAAGTATTGCTGCATGGTTACATGATTGTGGAAAAGTAACTACCCCTGAATACGTTATAGATAAAGCAACTAAGTTAGAAACGATATATAATAGAATTCACGAAATAAGAACAAGATTTGAAGTAATACATAGAGATTTAACTATTAAAATGTATGAAAATATCTTAAATGGTGCAAATGAAGAAAAAGAGAAAAAGACTCTTGAAAAAGAGCATCAAAGATTACAAGAAGAATTTGAAATTGTTGCCAATGCAAATATTGGTTCAGAGTTTATGAAAGAAGAAGATATAAAAAAAATAAATGAGATAGCAAATAGGACTTGGATTAGATATTTTGATAATACAATTGGATTATCATTAGAAGAAGAAAAACATCAAAATAAAACAAACACCCCAGCAAAAGAGAAACTATTAAATGATAAAAAAGAGCACATTATTAAAAGAGATAAAGATATAAATGAACTTTATTCAAAATATAAATTCAAACTAGATATTCCTAAATATCAATATAATTTAGGAGAAATTTATAATCTTACAATTGAAAAAGGCACATTAAATCAAGAAGAGAGATTTAAAATAAATGAACATATAATAATGTCTATTATAATGCTTGAAAAATTATCATGGCCTAATAACTTAAAAAAAGTCCCAGAATATGCAGGAGCACATCACGAAACATTAATTGGTACAGGTTATCCAAGAAAATTAAAAAAACAACAAATGTCAATTCCAGCAAGAATTATGGCAGTAGCAGATATATTTGAAGCTTTAACTGCATCAGATAGACCATATAAAAAAGCAAAAAAGTTAAGTGAATCCATTGAAATATTAGCTTCAATGGCAAAAAACAAACATATAGATGAAGATATTTTCAAACTATTTTTAAGCTCAAATGTATATTTAGAATATGCAAAAAAATACCTAAAAAAAGAACAATTAGATGAAGTAGATATATCTAAATATCTTTAG
- a CDS encoding bifunctional diguanylate cyclase/phosphodiesterase, producing the protein MITLKNSFYLILFSFLSSVFLIFLLLGIIKLEDKIQSEMIEISTADVKSIVQNSADLIQNTLSIDENFPKQILKNHAYHKKIETNLETLVTQNIKYAYLLYKDKRGVFRFLVDGAKKSNKAFVNQKFDIDNEKWIDVYKTKKPLIIENKFLKQISITYLVPILNKDKVQLLLVIDFSIKKVKEINKIITWIKSALIATLFILILFLLVLLIQSKRYNIVKKTAYIDKLTNVYNRNYLQEYESFINLDDYIIAAIDIDYFKLVNDTYGHDVGDKILKNIGRIILNSTRKKDDIVIRYGGEEFLILAKTKRNDSYTAINVIERVFTNIQKEKFQINENEDIDITVSVGVNLEPHKSKTFSKAFKLADIALYTAKNKGRNNIQIYNENISNDSNKLSINEIKEALEEKRVICHYQKIVDTKTQNTVKYEALLRIVKKDGTIAYPNEILSVINGTFILRNISKRVLNICFEKLISNKNILININLNPQDIVNDTILSMLEDMSIKYDDFANRLGIEITENEDLTNNKEAKINLLRLKKWGYKIYIDDFGSGYSNFTYLAQIKTDFIKIDGDLIEKILTDKISFMLVKSIIGFAKDAGIKVIAEYVSSEEIYFKLKELDVDYLQGFYFGKPCELEEQEI; encoded by the coding sequence TTGATTACTTTGAAAAACTCTTTTTATTTAATTTTATTTTCGTTTTTATCCTCAGTATTTTTAATTTTTTTATTACTTGGTATTATCAAATTAGAAGACAAAATACAATCAGAAATGATTGAAATCTCTACAGCAGATGTGAAATCAATAGTACAAAATAGTGCTGATTTAATTCAAAATACTTTATCAATAGATGAAAACTTTCCAAAACAAATTTTAAAAAATCATGCTTATCATAAAAAAATAGAGACAAATTTAGAGACACTTGTTACCCAAAATATAAAGTATGCATATTTACTTTATAAAGATAAAAGAGGTGTTTTTAGGTTTTTAGTTGATGGTGCAAAAAAAAGTAATAAGGCTTTTGTAAATCAAAAGTTTGATATAGATAATGAAAAATGGATAGATGTATATAAAACAAAAAAACCTTTAATTATTGAAAATAAGTTTTTAAAACAGATCTCAATAACTTATTTAGTTCCTATTTTAAATAAAGATAAAGTTCAGTTACTCCTTGTTATTGATTTTTCTATAAAAAAAGTAAAAGAAATAAATAAAATAATTACTTGGATAAAAAGTGCACTTATTGCAACTTTGTTTATTCTTATTTTATTTTTATTAGTTTTATTAATTCAATCAAAAAGATATAATATTGTAAAGAAAACAGCATATATAGACAAATTAACGAATGTTTATAATAGAAATTATTTACAAGAATATGAGTCTTTTATAAATTTAGATGATTATATAATAGCTGCTATTGATATTGATTATTTTAAATTAGTAAATGATACTTATGGTCATGATGTAGGTGATAAAATACTAAAAAATATTGGTAGAATTATTTTGAATTCTACAAGAAAAAAAGATGATATTGTTATAAGATATGGTGGAGAAGAGTTTTTGATATTAGCTAAAACAAAAAGAAACGATAGTTATACTGCAATAAATGTAATAGAAAGGGTATTTACAAATATTCAAAAAGAAAAATTTCAAATAAATGAAAATGAAGATATAGATATTACTGTTTCTGTTGGTGTAAATTTAGAACCTCATAAATCAAAAACATTCTCAAAAGCTTTTAAATTGGCAGATATTGCATTATATACTGCAAAAAATAAAGGTAGAAACAATATTCAAATCTATAATGAAAATATTTCAAATGATTCAAATAAATTATCTATAAATGAGATAAAAGAAGCACTTGAAGAAAAAAGAGTTATTTGTCACTATCAAAAAATAGTAGATACAAAAACTCAAAATACAGTTAAATATGAAGCTTTACTTAGAATAGTAAAAAAAGATGGAACAATTGCATATCCAAATGAGATATTGTCTGTAATAAATGGTACTTTCATATTAAGAAATATATCAAAAAGAGTGCTTAATATATGTTTTGAAAAACTTATTTCAAATAAAAATATTTTAATAAATATTAATTTAAATCCACAAGATATTGTAAATGATACAATATTAAGTATGTTGGAAGATATGTCTATTAAGTATGATGATTTCGCAAATAGATTAGGTATTGAAATCACTGAAAATGAAGATCTTACAAATAATAAAGAAGCTAAAATTAATCTATTAAGATTAAAAAAATGGGGATATAAAATCTATATTGATGATTTTGGTAGTGGATATTCTAACTTTACTTATCTAGCACAAATCAAAACTGATTTTATAAAAATTGATGGAGATTTAATAGAAAAGATACTTACAGACAAAATCTCTTTTATGCTTGTAAAAAGTATAATAGGTTTTGCAAAGGATGCAGGAATTAAAGTAATTGCAGAGTATGTATCAAGTGAAGAAATATATTTTAAATTAAAAGAATTAGATGTAGATTATTTGCAAGGTTTCTATTTTGGAAAACCTTGTGAATTAGAAGAACAAGAAATCTAA